The following proteins are co-located in the Sulfitobacter guttiformis genome:
- a CDS encoding Hsp20 family protein, which produces MRNFDFAPLYRSTVGFDQIANLMDRVLTAETAQPSYPPYNIEKLDDDAYRISIAVAGFSEDDLSVEVREKSLIVSARKADEDEEKTYLHRGIATRAFERRFHLADHVIVTGAAHADGMLHIALERQIPDALKPRQIRIASKTPSIAKDVVDASSIN; this is translated from the coding sequence ATGCGTAATTTTGATTTTGCACCGCTTTACCGATCGACAGTCGGGTTTGACCAAATCGCCAATCTGATGGACCGTGTCCTGACCGCCGAGACAGCACAGCCGAGTTATCCCCCTTATAATATCGAAAAGCTGGATGACGATGCCTACCGCATTTCCATTGCTGTAGCGGGTTTTTCCGAAGACGATCTAAGCGTTGAAGTGCGTGAAAAGTCCCTGATCGTATCGGCACGCAAGGCAGATGAGGACGAAGAAAAGACATATCTCCACCGCGGTATCGCGACCCGTGCGTTCGAGAGGCGCTTTCATTTGGCGGACCATGTGATTGTTACAGGAGCGGCCCATGCCGATGGTATGCTGCATATCGCGCTGGAGCGTCAGATTCCCGATGCACTCAAGCCCCGTCAGATTCGGATCGCGTCAAAG